A single genomic interval of Spirosoma taeanense harbors:
- a CDS encoding phage tail sheath C-terminal domain-containing protein, which translates to MATTYSTPGVFVEERTLFPPSVAAVATAVPAFIGYTARAQDDSDNKPLGFVPARISSLLEYELYFGGDFQPSSYEVTVTNTTIAAINAKTGPDNRRYHLYKAVRHFFDNGGGPCYIVSTGLFPAPVKLGNLTNDRQLLAGLDSIRAVDEPTILLFPDAVELTEAELGSIQVEALRQCETLNDRFVLMDIREGFRKAAVGNDPIAKFRDNVGTENLKYGAAYYPWLYTTYAPDLSFDLLTLKKPDPGNANNLINLTQGDLDALSSNPTEAALVQRVTQTGADTKAFVDALAAATSPALTRATISPLKTHFDRLTATFLNATPNSTREQFTAIITFVRTLALSLQTLDAATLDATLQASLDALKADATFIGSLTNLIKIEKNAALLTDLMPAGRNAAAVDTDYASLNNTVWVGNVAVSTLTADASINIGANGATSIKAKGANVLSAELFANAAQRLINTVDNLFKSSLLSKTSAEQQLFAQHPWFKGLATRFKRDMALVPPSGAVAGVYASVDRTRGVWKAPANVSLNAVIGPAVRLEDKEQADLNVHGTGKSVNVIRAFTGKGILIWGARTLAGNDNEWRYVPVRRFFTFAEESIKKATEPFVFEPNDANTWVRVKAMVENFLTLQWRAGALAGARPEQAFYVKVGLNETMTALDVLEGRMIVEIGMAAVRPAEFIILRFSHKMQES; encoded by the coding sequence ATGGCTACGACGTATAGTACCCCCGGTGTATTTGTCGAGGAGCGAACTTTGTTTCCACCTTCAGTGGCTGCGGTCGCTACGGCGGTTCCGGCGTTTATCGGCTACACGGCCAGGGCGCAGGACGATTCCGACAACAAGCCACTCGGGTTTGTGCCGGCGCGGATTTCGTCGCTGCTCGAATATGAACTTTATTTCGGGGGCGATTTTCAGCCATCCTCCTATGAGGTGACCGTAACCAATACAACAATCGCGGCCATTAACGCCAAGACGGGTCCCGATAACCGGCGCTATCATCTGTATAAGGCCGTCCGGCATTTTTTCGACAACGGGGGCGGTCCCTGTTACATCGTGTCGACGGGCCTTTTTCCGGCGCCGGTTAAACTGGGCAATCTCACCAACGATCGGCAACTGCTGGCGGGCTTGGATAGTATCAGAGCCGTTGACGAACCAACAATCCTGCTGTTTCCGGATGCCGTGGAGCTGACCGAGGCCGAACTGGGGAGCATCCAGGTAGAAGCCCTGCGTCAGTGCGAAACCCTGAATGACCGCTTCGTGCTGATGGACATCCGCGAGGGGTTCCGGAAAGCCGCCGTTGGCAATGACCCGATTGCCAAATTCCGGGATAACGTTGGCACCGAAAACCTCAAATACGGAGCGGCCTATTATCCCTGGCTGTACACGACCTACGCCCCCGATCTGTCGTTTGATCTGCTGACGTTGAAGAAACCGGACCCCGGCAATGCGAATAACCTCATCAATCTGACACAGGGCGATCTGGATGCGCTCAGCAGCAACCCTACCGAAGCCGCTCTGGTACAGCGCGTAACACAAACGGGTGCTGATACTAAGGCGTTTGTAGACGCTCTGGCTGCCGCCACCTCACCGGCCCTGACCCGGGCGACCATCAGTCCGCTGAAGACGCATTTTGACCGGCTGACGGCTACGTTTCTTAATGCGACCCCTAACAGCACCCGCGAGCAGTTTACCGCCATTATCACCTTTGTGCGGACGCTTGCTCTGTCCCTGCAGACGCTGGATGCGGCTACGCTCGACGCTACGTTACAGGCTTCGCTCGATGCACTGAAAGCTGACGCTACGTTTATCGGTAGCCTCACCAACCTGATAAAAATCGAAAAGAATGCCGCGCTGCTGACCGATCTGATGCCAGCCGGCCGGAATGCCGCGGCCGTCGATACCGACTATGCCAGTCTGAACAATACCGTCTGGGTAGGGAACGTAGCGGTGAGTACGCTGACGGCTGATGCGAGCATAAACATAGGGGCCAACGGCGCGACCTCCATCAAGGCCAAAGGAGCGAATGTGTTGTCGGCGGAGCTGTTTGCCAATGCGGCACAGCGGCTCATCAATACCGTCGATAACCTATTCAAGTCGTCGCTATTGAGCAAGACCTCGGCCGAGCAGCAGTTGTTTGCGCAGCATCCGTGGTTCAAGGGATTGGCGACCCGATTCAAACGGGATATGGCGCTGGTGCCGCCCTCGGGGGCCGTCGCGGGCGTATATGCCAGCGTTGACCGGACGCGCGGGGTCTGGAAAGCCCCCGCCAACGTCAGTCTGAACGCCGTTATTGGTCCGGCGGTTCGGCTGGAAGACAAAGAGCAGGCCGATCTGAACGTCCACGGCACGGGCAAATCGGTGAATGTCATCCGGGCCTTTACGGGCAAAGGGATTCTGATCTGGGGGGCGCGGACGCTGGCCGGTAACGATAACGAGTGGCGCTACGTACCGGTGCGCCGGTTCTTTACGTTCGCCGAAGAATCCATCAAGAAAGCGACGGAGCCGTTTGTCTTTGAGCCCAACGATGCCAACACCTGGGTTCGGGTGAAGGCTATGGTCGAGAATTTTCTGACGCTGCAGTGGCGGGCCGGTGCGCTGGCCGGTGCCCGACCCGAACAAGCCTTTTACGTAAAGGTGGGCCTGAACGAAACGATGACGGCGCTGGATGTGCTGGAAGGCCGCATGATCGTCGAGATTGGCATGGCCGCCGTCAGACCCGCCGAATTCATTATCCTTCGATTCTCCCACAAAATGCAGGAATCCTAA
- a CDS encoding phage tail protein, whose product MADYPLPKFHFRVDWDGIANAGFTEVTGLEVTTEKIEYRDGVSPEYSKIKMPGMQTFGDITLKRGVFKGNNEFYDWWNSVALNTITRRNVTISLLNEAHEPMVVWKVKNAWALKVTSSDLNAGSNEVAVETLVLAHEGVTMEHT is encoded by the coding sequence ATGGCAGATTATCCACTACCCAAGTTCCATTTTCGCGTGGACTGGGACGGCATCGCAAACGCCGGTTTTACGGAGGTGACGGGCCTTGAAGTAACCACCGAGAAGATCGAGTACCGCGACGGGGTCAGCCCCGAATACTCCAAGATCAAAATGCCGGGTATGCAGACCTTCGGCGACATTACGCTCAAGCGGGGGGTGTTTAAAGGTAATAATGAATTCTACGACTGGTGGAACTCGGTTGCCCTGAATACGATCACGCGCCGGAACGTAACGATCAGCCTGCTCAACGAAGCCCACGAGCCGATGGTGGTCTGGAAGGTCAAGAACGCCTGGGCCTTGAAAGTAACTTCGTCGGACCTGAACGCCGGCAGCAACGAAGTAGCCGTTGAAACGCTGGTTCTGGCGCACGAAGGAGTAACGATGGAACATACCTGA
- a CDS encoding sugar phosphate isomerase/epimerase family protein, with the protein MYQSEKMTRQQFLKLGALAASAALLPNLDAFAQSSKKVGLQLYTLRDLMAKDPEGTLKKVADIGYKEMELFGYADGKFFGKTPAEFAALLKNLGLTAPSGHYTTGKTMPTVKGTLTNDWKRAVDDAAAIGQKYMVCAYLFPNERTKLDDYKQFADLFNKSAEVVKAAGMQFCYHNHDFEFQSLDGQMPYDVLLKGTDPNLVKLELDLYWATFAKQDPVALFKKHPGRFPLWHVKDMEKTAERAFAPVGTGSIDFQRIFDAKKIAGMTHYFVEQDVCKLPPLESIAISYKNVQKLRV; encoded by the coding sequence ATGTACCAGTCAGAAAAAATGACCCGCCAGCAGTTTCTCAAACTCGGCGCGTTGGCAGCCTCGGCTGCTCTGCTGCCAAACCTCGACGCGTTTGCGCAGTCGTCGAAGAAGGTTGGCCTGCAATTGTACACCCTGCGCGATCTGATGGCCAAAGACCCGGAAGGAACGCTCAAAAAAGTGGCCGACATTGGCTACAAGGAGATGGAGCTGTTCGGTTATGCCGACGGTAAATTCTTCGGCAAGACACCCGCCGAATTTGCCGCTCTGCTGAAAAATCTGGGACTGACGGCTCCCAGCGGACACTACACGACGGGCAAAACGATGCCTACTGTTAAAGGAACGCTTACCAATGACTGGAAACGAGCCGTTGACGATGCCGCTGCTATCGGGCAGAAATACATGGTTTGCGCTTATCTGTTTCCGAACGAACGGACTAAGCTGGACGACTACAAACAGTTTGCCGACCTTTTCAACAAATCGGCTGAGGTGGTCAAGGCTGCCGGTATGCAGTTCTGCTACCATAACCACGACTTTGAATTCCAGTCGCTGGACGGGCAGATGCCGTATGATGTGCTGCTGAAAGGCACCGACCCGAACCTGGTGAAGCTCGAACTGGATCTGTACTGGGCAACCTTTGCCAAGCAGGACCCCGTAGCGCTGTTTAAGAAACACCCCGGCCGGTTCCCGCTCTGGCACGTAAAAGACATGGAAAAGACAGCCGAACGCGCCTTCGCGCCGGTCGGAACCGGCTCGATTGATTTCCAGCGCATCTTCGACGCCAAAAAGATTGCGGGCATGACCCATTACTTCGTCGAGCAGGACGTCTGCAAGCTGCCGCCCCTGGAGTCCATTGCCATCAGCTACAAGAACGTTCAGAAACTGAGAGTATAA
- a CDS encoding GH1 family beta-glucosidase has product MSASLSTQLSGLPDIHRYDFGPDFIWGTATAAYQIEGAVDRDGRSPSVWDTFCHQKGRIKTGEHADIACEFYDRYESDLRLHKAMGLDHFRFSISWSRVLPDGTGPDQGGRINEAGLAFYDRLIDHCLSLGLTPWITLYHWDLPQALENRGGWPNRQIVDWFAGFVDVCTKAFGHKVRHWIILNEPLAFSVLGYFTGQHAPGRRSFRNLLPVIHHTALAQAEGGRVVRRNVPNAVVGTTFSCSPIDSFTESARDQAAARRVDALMNRLFIEPALGLGYPTQELPFLEGIMKRVAKPGDSERLAFDFDFIGLQHYFRAVVEHSYFMPYLWARDVSPLRRGVQTITEMGWEVYPESMYRIIRQFSQYEGVRKILITESGAAFYDQVENGAVNDLARIDYHRSYLQNILRAKQEGLPVDGYFVWTFLDNFEWAEGYRPRFGLVYVDFRTQQRIIKASGRWFQQMLAGQLAHQSKLHNPI; this is encoded by the coding sequence TTGTCTGCCAGCTTATCCACGCAATTGTCCGGCCTTCCGGATATACATCGCTATGACTTCGGCCCGGACTTTATCTGGGGAACCGCCACGGCCGCTTATCAGATCGAGGGTGCCGTTGACCGCGACGGGCGCAGTCCGTCGGTCTGGGATACGTTCTGCCACCAGAAAGGCCGGATAAAAACCGGCGAACATGCCGACATTGCCTGCGAGTTCTACGACCGATACGAGTCGGACCTCCGGCTGCACAAGGCTATGGGGCTCGATCATTTCCGGTTCTCTATCTCATGGTCGCGCGTTCTGCCGGACGGCACTGGTCCCGATCAGGGCGGGCGCATCAACGAAGCCGGACTCGCCTTTTACGACCGACTCATTGATCATTGCCTTTCGCTCGGCCTTACGCCCTGGATTACGTTGTATCACTGGGACTTACCACAGGCGCTCGAAAACCGGGGTGGCTGGCCCAACCGCCAGATTGTAGACTGGTTTGCGGGCTTCGTGGACGTCTGCACAAAGGCGTTTGGCCATAAAGTCAGGCATTGGATAATCCTCAATGAACCCCTGGCGTTTTCCGTCCTGGGCTATTTTACGGGTCAGCATGCACCCGGCCGACGCAGCTTCCGAAATCTGCTGCCCGTTATTCACCATACGGCACTGGCGCAGGCCGAGGGCGGACGAGTGGTTCGCCGGAACGTACCCAATGCGGTAGTCGGAACGACCTTTTCGTGCTCGCCCATCGATTCATTTACGGAGTCGGCCCGGGACCAGGCGGCTGCCCGGCGCGTGGACGCACTCATGAACCGGCTCTTTATCGAACCCGCCCTCGGCCTGGGTTACCCTACTCAGGAATTGCCCTTTCTGGAAGGTATTATGAAACGGGTGGCTAAACCCGGCGACAGCGAACGGCTGGCATTTGACTTCGACTTTATTGGGCTGCAACACTACTTCCGGGCGGTAGTTGAGCATTCCTATTTCATGCCGTATTTGTGGGCCAGAGATGTATCGCCCCTGCGCCGGGGTGTGCAGACCATCACCGAAATGGGTTGGGAAGTTTACCCGGAAAGTATGTACCGTATCATCCGGCAGTTCAGCCAGTATGAAGGCGTCCGGAAAATTCTTATCACCGAAAGCGGAGCTGCTTTTTACGATCAGGTCGAAAACGGGGCCGTCAACGACCTGGCGCGGATTGACTACCACCGGAGCTACCTGCAGAACATCTTGCGGGCTAAACAGGAAGGACTGCCCGTGGACGGATATTTTGTCTGGACTTTTCTGGATAACTTCGAATGGGCCGAAGGCTACCGGCCGCGTTTCGGGCTGGTTTATGTTGATTTCCGAACGCAGCAGCGGATCATCAAAGCGTCGGGGCGCTGGTTCCAGCAGATGCTGGCCGGGCAACTAGCCCATCAAAGCAAGTTACACAACCCCATCTAG
- a CDS encoding DUF4255 domain-containing protein, with translation MLRPALEGIRTELNAFLETKIANGNNGPIVRLMNIAGIDQNGGTAPTDAVIMSLVNVEEETTLKNGSIYKQPTISTVVRVNPPLFLNFYVLFAVNSTTEVTYLNALLLVSNIIAFFQRKAVFTHDNTPTLDPGIEKLVAELYSANFEQLNHLWAMLGGKYMPSVLYRIRMLMIEDTESEPGSLVTSIELSSHLL, from the coding sequence ATGTTAAGACCGGCGCTTGAAGGAATCCGTACCGAACTGAATGCGTTCCTGGAAACCAAGATCGCTAACGGGAATAACGGGCCAATTGTCCGGCTGATGAATATTGCCGGGATTGACCAGAACGGTGGAACGGCGCCAACCGATGCGGTGATCATGTCTCTGGTGAATGTGGAGGAAGAAACCACGCTGAAAAATGGCTCCATCTATAAACAGCCCACCATTTCGACGGTAGTCCGGGTAAATCCGCCCCTGTTTCTGAATTTCTATGTGCTGTTTGCGGTCAACTCAACCACTGAGGTTACCTATCTGAACGCCCTGCTGCTGGTCTCAAACATCATTGCCTTTTTTCAGCGCAAAGCCGTGTTTACCCACGACAATACGCCGACGCTTGACCCCGGTATTGAAAAGCTCGTCGCGGAGCTGTACTCGGCCAACTTCGAGCAGTTGAATCACCTCTGGGCCATGCTGGGGGGCAAGTATATGCCCTCGGTTCTGTATCGGATTCGCATGCTGATGATTGAGGATACGGAGTCGGAACCAGGCTCACTAGTTACCAGCATCGAACTGAGCAGCCATTTGTTATGA
- a CDS encoding GNAT family N-acetyltransferase produces the protein MYIDCDLCVIRSWQRDDEQTLPKHANNREVWLNLRDRFPHPYTQADAQQWIESVVGAYPETGFAITVEGEAVGAIGLVLHDDIERCSAEVGYWLGQTYWGRGIITAALKAFTRYVFSEFELTRLYAVPFLRNPASIKVLEKAGYQCEGIMRRSAIKDGQIIDQALYACIAGV, from the coding sequence ATGTATATTGACTGTGATCTTTGTGTTATCCGTTCCTGGCAACGGGACGATGAACAGACTCTGCCTAAACACGCCAACAACAGAGAGGTCTGGCTAAACCTGCGCGATCGCTTTCCCCACCCCTATACGCAAGCCGATGCTCAACAATGGATTGAGTCTGTAGTGGGGGCTTATCCAGAAACGGGCTTTGCTATCACGGTTGAGGGGGAGGCCGTAGGAGCCATAGGCTTAGTGCTCCATGACGACATTGAGCGTTGCTCCGCCGAAGTGGGTTACTGGTTAGGGCAAACCTATTGGGGCAGGGGCATAATCACGGCCGCGTTAAAAGCCTTTACCCGCTACGTCTTCAGTGAGTTTGAGTTAACCCGCCTTTACGCCGTTCCCTTTCTGCGCAATCCGGCTTCGATTAAAGTGCTCGAAAAAGCAGGCTACCAATGTGAAGGAATCATGCGACGCAGTGCGATCAAAGACGGTCAAATAATAGACCAGGCTTTGTATGCCTGTATCGCAGGCGTTTAA
- a CDS encoding acetyl-CoA hydrolase/transferase family protein, producing MPAILPLTTPEQAVSAIQSGNRVFIHSVAQTPHVLIRAMVARASELKDVEVCHIHTEGPLPYLEEQYRDSFRPNSFFIGANMRKQLNQGIGDYVPVFLSEVPLLFQRNVLPVDVALIQVSPPDAHGYCSLGPSVDVSLAAIRSAKYVIAQINPRVPRTHGDGLIPASMLHAAVEVDEPIYEVLPGEISAEDRKIGQYVASLVEDGATLQLGIGGIPNATLAELIHHKGLGIHTEMFSDGVIDLVERGVITGEHKTVLPYRIVSAFVMGSQRVYDFIDDNPGVAMKQASYTNDTSIIRRNPKVTAINSAIEIDLTGQVCADTIGTYQYSGVGGQMDFVRGASLSEGGKPIIALPSVTGKGLSKIVSFLKEGAGVTTTRAHVHYIVTEYGIADLYGQNLRQRARALINIAHPDHRDELERQAFERFGQI from the coding sequence ATGCCAGCCATACTACCGCTTACCACACCCGAACAAGCCGTTTCCGCCATCCAGTCGGGCAACCGCGTATTCATTCATAGCGTTGCTCAGACGCCCCATGTTCTGATTCGGGCCATGGTAGCGCGAGCTTCCGAACTGAAAGACGTCGAAGTCTGCCATATTCATACCGAGGGGCCCCTGCCCTATCTGGAGGAGCAATACCGCGACTCGTTCCGGCCAAACTCATTTTTTATTGGGGCCAACATGCGCAAGCAGTTGAATCAGGGCATTGGCGATTACGTGCCTGTCTTTCTGAGCGAAGTGCCTCTGCTGTTCCAGCGGAATGTGCTGCCGGTCGACGTAGCGCTTATTCAGGTGTCGCCACCCGATGCGCATGGCTACTGCTCCCTCGGCCCCTCGGTTGACGTATCGCTGGCGGCCATCCGGTCGGCCAAATACGTTATCGCCCAGATCAATCCGCGCGTGCCCCGTACGCACGGCGACGGGCTGATTCCGGCCAGTATGCTCCACGCGGCCGTGGAAGTCGATGAGCCGATCTACGAGGTGCTTCCGGGTGAAATCAGCGCAGAAGACCGCAAAATCGGACAGTACGTAGCGAGTCTGGTTGAGGACGGCGCTACGCTGCAATTGGGTATCGGCGGCATTCCGAACGCTACGCTGGCCGAGCTGATTCATCACAAAGGACTGGGCATTCATACCGAGATGTTTTCCGATGGCGTCATCGACCTCGTGGAGCGGGGCGTTATCACCGGCGAACACAAAACCGTCTTACCCTACCGGATCGTGTCGGCCTTTGTCATGGGCAGTCAGCGGGTCTATGATTTCATCGACGACAATCCCGGCGTAGCCATGAAGCAGGCCAGCTACACCAACGATACGTCCATCATCCGACGTAATCCGAAAGTAACGGCCATCAACTCCGCCATTGAGATTGACCTGACCGGGCAGGTCTGCGCCGACACCATCGGCACGTATCAATATTCCGGCGTGGGCGGCCAGATGGATTTCGTGCGGGGCGCGTCGCTGTCGGAAGGGGGCAAGCCTATCATTGCGCTGCCGTCCGTAACGGGCAAAGGGCTGAGCAAGATTGTTTCTTTTCTGAAAGAAGGCGCTGGCGTAACGACCACCCGCGCCCACGTGCATTACATCGTTACGGAATATGGCATCGCCGACCTCTACGGCCAAAACCTTCGTCAGCGTGCCCGTGCGCTCATCAACATTGCGCATCCCGACCACCGCGACGAACTGGAGCGGCAGGCCTTCGAACGGTTTGGGCAGATATAG
- a CDS encoding phage tail sheath family protein, which yields MEDFKTPGVYVREVPKFPPSVAQVETAIPAFVGYTGTITYEGETLQNKPVRITSLSEFQLIFGDAYSVPVGGLTLDSQGKITAGLNDLNALLRFRMFQSLQLYFANGGGACYIVAVNNYFSAPNTPRTVSSAELIAGVNALSQEDEPTLLVIPDAVGVADSAQYHAVLNAALQQCATLKDRFLIADIQTAGQANLAAAVGNFRDNIGTNNLTYGAVYHPYLRTILTFDYDEAAITITQTGSDFNGFTLTELKTGKTVGGKVQTNTTLYEAIRKEIGKQTVILPPSSAIAGVYASVDRTRGVWKAPANVSLNFVKELTVKIDDQTQQDLNVHPTGKSVNALRFFEGKGNLVWGARTLAGNDNEWRYVSVRRFFIMVEESVKKATEPFVFEPNDANTWVKVKGLIENFLFLQWRAGALAGMKPEHAFFVHVGLGETMTALDVLEGRMIVEIGMAVVRPAEFIILRFSHKMQES from the coding sequence ATGGAAGATTTCAAAACCCCCGGTGTGTACGTGAGGGAAGTGCCTAAATTCCCTCCGTCGGTTGCTCAGGTTGAAACGGCCATACCGGCTTTTGTCGGTTATACCGGGACGATAACGTATGAAGGTGAGACGCTGCAGAACAAGCCGGTTCGCATAACGTCGCTGTCGGAATTTCAGCTGATTTTCGGCGACGCGTATTCCGTGCCGGTCGGTGGGCTGACGCTCGACAGTCAGGGGAAAATAACCGCAGGACTAAACGATCTGAACGCCCTCCTGCGGTTCCGGATGTTTCAGAGCCTGCAGCTGTATTTTGCCAATGGCGGAGGAGCCTGTTATATCGTAGCGGTGAACAATTACTTCTCGGCCCCGAATACGCCCCGGACGGTAAGCTCTGCCGAACTGATTGCGGGGGTTAACGCACTCAGTCAGGAAGATGAACCCACGCTGCTGGTCATTCCCGATGCCGTCGGCGTAGCGGATTCGGCCCAGTACCATGCGGTCCTGAATGCGGCCCTGCAGCAGTGCGCTACGCTGAAAGACCGCTTCCTGATTGCCGATATTCAGACGGCTGGACAGGCTAATCTGGCCGCTGCCGTGGGTAATTTCCGGGATAACATCGGCACGAACAATCTGACCTATGGCGCGGTGTATCATCCTTACCTGCGAACGATTCTCACCTTCGATTATGACGAAGCGGCTATTACCATTACCCAAACGGGCTCTGACTTCAATGGCTTTACGCTGACTGAGTTAAAGACGGGCAAGACGGTAGGCGGCAAAGTCCAGACGAACACGACGCTCTACGAAGCAATCCGGAAAGAAATCGGTAAACAAACCGTCATTCTGCCACCCAGCAGCGCCATAGCGGGCGTGTACGCCAGCGTCGACCGGACGCGCGGAGTCTGGAAAGCCCCCGCCAATGTCAGCCTGAATTTTGTGAAGGAACTGACGGTCAAAATCGACGATCAGACGCAGCAGGACCTGAACGTGCACCCGACGGGCAAATCGGTGAATGCCCTGCGGTTCTTCGAAGGAAAAGGGAATCTGGTGTGGGGTGCGCGGACGCTGGCCGGCAATGACAACGAGTGGCGCTACGTCTCGGTCCGGCGGTTTTTTATCATGGTCGAAGAGTCGGTTAAGAAAGCGACGGAGCCGTTTGTTTTCGAGCCCAACGATGCCAACACCTGGGTGAAGGTAAAAGGGCTGATTGAAAACTTCCTGTTTCTGCAGTGGCGGGCCGGTGCGCTGGCCGGTATGAAACCCGAACACGCGTTTTTCGTACACGTCGGCCTGGGCGAAACCATGACGGCGCTGGACGTGCTGGAAGGCCGGATGATCGTCGAGATTGGCATGGCCGTCGTCAGACCCGCCGAGTTCATCATCCTCCGATTCTCCCACAAAATGCAGGAATCCTAA
- a CDS encoding bile acid:sodium symporter family protein — MAKTSLRSLLARVGLDWFILALLAMIGLARIWPEPGVQEGPLSLSALANYGVSLIFFFYGLRLNFSQLRAGLRNYRLHLVIHLTTFIVFPAVVLTARSFLMTPDTTLLWLGIYYVAALPSTVSSSVVMVSIAEGNIPAAIFNASISSLIGVFITPLWMSFLLASRGGEYDLSSVIGKLTLQVIAPVVLGLLLNRRLGWFAEKNRTALRYFDQVVILLIVYTAFCESFTLNLFRDYSVGDLLALAGLMLGLFFLIFGFVTLVSRLLTFNREDRITALFCGSKKSLVQGSVMANVLFPGSLAGVALLPIMMYHALQLIVASILAQAMAHRQRKASETVQQRV, encoded by the coding sequence ATGGCAAAAACGTCGTTACGTTCGCTACTGGCCCGGGTTGGGCTCGACTGGTTTATTCTGGCGTTACTCGCCATGATCGGTTTAGCCCGTATCTGGCCGGAGCCGGGTGTTCAGGAAGGGCCGCTGTCTTTGTCCGCGCTGGCCAACTACGGCGTTTCCCTGATCTTTTTCTTTTATGGGCTGCGGCTGAATTTCAGCCAGCTACGGGCCGGCCTGCGTAATTACCGGCTGCACCTGGTTATTCACCTGACAACCTTCATCGTTTTCCCGGCCGTAGTGCTGACGGCCCGCTCGTTCCTGATGACGCCGGATACCACCCTGCTCTGGCTGGGAATTTATTACGTAGCTGCCCTGCCCTCAACGGTTTCTTCCTCAGTCGTGATGGTGTCTATTGCCGAAGGCAACATTCCGGCGGCTATCTTCAACGCCAGCATTTCCAGCCTGATTGGCGTATTCATTACGCCCCTGTGGATGAGTTTTCTTCTGGCCAGTCGTGGCGGAGAGTACGACCTCAGCAGCGTGATCGGCAAGCTGACGCTACAGGTTATCGCTCCGGTCGTGCTGGGGCTTCTGCTCAACCGGCGACTGGGCTGGTTCGCCGAAAAAAACCGGACCGCCCTGCGCTATTTCGACCAGGTTGTCATTCTGCTCATTGTCTACACGGCCTTCTGCGAGTCGTTTACGCTGAACCTGTTCCGGGATTATTCCGTCGGCGATCTGCTGGCGCTGGCAGGCCTGATGCTGGGGCTGTTCTTTCTGATTTTTGGCTTCGTTACGCTGGTGAGCCGCCTGCTGACGTTCAACCGCGAAGACCGTATCACGGCGCTGTTCTGCGGCTCCAAGAAATCGCTGGTGCAGGGCAGCGTTATGGCGAACGTTCTGTTTCCTGGCAGCCTTGCTGGCGTGGCCTTACTCCCAATCATGATGTACCATGCCCTTCAGCTCATAGTCGCCAGCATCCTGGCGCAGGCGATGGCGCATCGGCAACGGAAAGCGTCAGAGACGGTTCAACAGCGTGTCTAG